A single region of the Nocardioides aquaticus genome encodes:
- a CDS encoding tRNA (adenine-N1)-methyltransferase, translated as MHRGPLRTGEWVRLVDTKGRKHNFALVPGKKFFSNKGSVDHDDMIGREEGFTLTSTAGGEYLVFRPLLSEFVVSMPRGAAVVYPKDAAQIVAMADIFPGADVVEAGVGSGALTCSLLRAVGPHGKVTSYERREEFAEVARRNVDQFLGGPDGSSHPAWSLRLGDLAEELPASGERYDRVILDMLAPWECLDAAAGALRPGGIVCAYVATTTQLSKFTETVRVHGGFTEPHAWESLVRDWHVEGLAVRPGHSMIGHTAFLVTARRMAPGQSPPRKRRRPAPGAYGPDYTGPRPADVADLGEPPAGG; from the coding sequence GTGCACCGCGGCCCGTTGCGCACCGGTGAGTGGGTGCGCCTGGTCGACACCAAGGGCCGCAAGCACAACTTCGCCCTGGTGCCCGGCAAGAAGTTCTTCTCCAACAAGGGCTCGGTCGACCACGACGACATGATCGGGCGCGAGGAGGGCTTCACGCTGACCTCGACCGCCGGCGGCGAGTACCTCGTCTTCCGGCCGCTGCTCTCTGAGTTCGTGGTCTCCATGCCGCGCGGCGCGGCCGTGGTCTACCCCAAGGACGCCGCCCAGATCGTGGCGATGGCCGACATCTTCCCCGGCGCCGACGTGGTCGAGGCCGGGGTCGGCTCCGGTGCGCTGACCTGCTCGCTGCTGCGCGCCGTCGGCCCCCACGGCAAGGTCACCTCCTACGAGCGCCGCGAGGAGTTCGCCGAGGTCGCGCGCCGCAACGTCGACCAGTTCCTCGGTGGCCCGGACGGCTCCAGCCACCCCGCCTGGTCGCTCCGGCTGGGCGACCTGGCCGAGGAGCTGCCGGCCTCGGGGGAGCGGTACGACCGGGTCATCCTCGACATGCTCGCCCCCTGGGAGTGCCTCGACGCGGCCGCCGGCGCGCTGCGGCCCGGCGGGATCGTCTGCGCCTACGTCGCGACCACCACCCAGCTGTCGAAGTTCACCGAGACCGTGCGGGTGCACGGCGGCTTCACCGAGCCGCACGCCTGGGAGTCGCTGGTGCGCGACTGGCACGTGGAGGGCCTGGCGGTCCGTCCGGGCCACTCGATGATCGGCCACACGGCGTTCCTGGTGACCGCGCGCCGGATGGCGCCCGGGCAGAGCCCGCCGCGCAAGCGTCGGCGCCCGGCGCCCGGCGCGTACGGCCCCGACTACACCGGCCCGCGCCCCGCCGACGTCGCCGACCTGGGAGAACCGCCCGCGGGCGGGTGA